GACTTCTCCTTGCTGAGGAGTACCCTGTCACTGGTCACTTCTCTCTGCATGCCCCCTACCCCATCTGTGAAGTCAGAAGTCAATTTAGTTGTCAAACTGCACAGAAACTGAAAACCAGTGAGACTGGTGTTTGTCTCTGGCTTAGGGACCTGTTTCACTTCTTTAGCCAGTCACACTTCACATTACAGTCTGCAGAAGTACTAGCGCATTTTCTTGAGATGTTTAGCATTTTCACTATCAGTTAAACACTAGAAAAGACATGTTCTCTGTTAGGTTCAAAATTTCTTACAGCCAAAATTCCCCAACAATACCAAAGCAGAGGAGGAGCTTGTCTTCTGAAAGGCTGACAGTACCTTCTTCCAGGTCTCAACCACACTTGCTGCGTAGGCCAAGATATGGATGTACTTGTGTTTGTGGTCCTGGTTGATTCTGGCCCCTGGTTTGAAGAGTGACTGCATGAACAGGTCCAGGAAGGCTGGCACCCGGATCTGGGGAGAAGCACACACCAGGCACCGTCTGGCAGCAGGGCATGCACACTCACAGCCACCCTGAGAACTCCAGGCAGCAGGGGCTCTAAGGGTATGAAGGGTGGGAGCGGGACGGGGAAGGGCAGAAAATGACAGCAACATTTCAAAAGGAATCTGCACTCACTACCTTAAGAGAATCAGGGAAACTTAGAGACTTTCCAAAACAACCCTGCCCTGACACAGAGAGGACCCCACTTTGTTATAATGAGAGGCGACTTACCAGTTCAACCGGCGGTGGGTCCATGCTTGTGAACATCTTGAACAGGACAGTGATGTCTGCAGGGTTCAGAGCTCCTTTGGACAGCATGGCCCCAAGCGCCTGACAGGCCCGGGGGTAGGAGGCAGCTGTGCCCAAAGCCAGTGTGATCTGACTGGCATCATGGCCTCTTGACAGAAAAACCACACAGCCTGTCACTAACAAggcagatttttctttctgtccctcttttcttatatttaatgtTCTAAACTATtaggattctttgttttttttattttttttatttttattattcactgGTTTACTGACTAACTGATCCATGGAAACAATGTTTAGAGCAAACTGGAAAAGAATGATTCTAATGCAGCTTACAGACTTGATAAAGGGAATCATACTTTTTAAATACCATGCCaagactcaaaaaataaagctagtAAGATATAACTTTAGTCTGTAAGATGATACAGACTACAATACAATAATCACCGAACAACTATTTTAGGACCACTGTTATTTGCTACTAATGAATCCCAACATATAAAAGCGGAGTCAACTGGAAGTATACTCAAGAACTTCACAAAACAGTCATCAAAGCAACACTCTGGTGGAAGGCAAGCTACCCATGTGGGTTAAAACTCCCCTGACCACCAGCGTTAGACATCAGGACAAAAGGGGCTAGAAGCCTGGCTGTGGACAAGGGCAGCGAGGCTCTGTGGGGAGcaatggggaggggtggggcaagcagAAGCACGGCCTCACTTCTCCTGGGCGAAGCGCTGCACCTCCTGCGCGACCCTGCGCACCGCAGAGCCACCCTGCTCCTCCTGCGCCAGCACGGACATCATGGCCTGGGCAAACAGGTACGTGTGCTCCCCGTGACACACCATCTTCTAGAATACAGGGGTGAGACAGGGGTTTCAAGACCGCAGCACTGGCAAGTGCAGACTACAGCCCTCTGACAGGGAATCTGCTCCCTGGCAGGTAACTTTAGACCTGGAGATTCTCCATAGGAAAGGTGCTTTTCATCTTGAAAACTCAAACCCCTAAACCAGCTACTTCAAATCCAAGACTCACAATGTAAAGAACTTACAGCAAACTCAGGGAGATTTTTTTCAAGGTTTTCTTCTCCTCCATCCAAGATGGTGGCTAGAGAGGTACGGAGCACTCTGGAGAACACTTCCAACTGCTGGCAGGCAGTGGACACGCTGGTAATCTCCCCTTGGTATCCTGCATCAGAAATCAGCTgccacacaaaaacaaaagtggAGTGTCAGCACCTGGTGACCCCCTTTCAGCACTGGGAAGCACACATGACAGGTAGAACAAGCAGGCACTGGTCTCAGGTCCCTGTCTTGACTCCACTTCCTGCTTTGCCACCATATGGGCTGTGACCTGGACTCCCCTGCCCTCCCAAGTCTTGATGTGTAAGAAGGAGCAACTGAACAGGTATGCTTAAAGCCTCctcagaacacacacacataaaacgtCCCTGCTAAATCCTAAAACACAGTCAATGTCGATCTAAAACCACAGGCAAAAGTGCTATGCACCCCTTCTCAGGGTAAGGCATGCTGAAGTGCCTTTATCAAAAAAGGTCTTCATAGGCAAcagaccaaacaaacaaaaaccgcCCCAATCCTACACGCTCTTCCCTGACTCCAAGACTCTTCCTACCTTAACAGTAAAGTTAAGCATCAGACAGTCCGGATGGGCTTCGGCCAGCTTGTAAAATAGATCTCTCCATGTGGTATGTGCGATCATTTGCTCAAGCCACGCTGGGGTCTGCCGACAGACAGACAGCAAGGTGAGAAGCCTGGCACTGGCCCGAGAAGACTATTGCATCAACAGTCCCAGGACGCTCCAGCTCAAGAGCCCCACGGGCGTCCAGCTCAGAGGAAGCAGACGGGCTGGTTGTGGCCACAGAGCTGAGAGACAGGGGAGCCCCTGGACGCCCACTTGGTGCTTTCGCAAGTTCCCATCAACAAGGCACGAGCGGAAGGGAGCTTCCTGGGAGACGTGCGACAGTCCTGTGGCAGCAAGTGCACTCGCGAGGCTGACTCACGTTCAACCAGCTGCACACCCACGGCAGCATAGGTGGTCCTACCCAGTGCCACACAGAACGGCCATGAAAATGTCTCTTGGCTTCTACTGTGTGATGGGTGGGGATGCTGCTCTCTGAACTCACCATCCTATCTGTGCCACTGTCTGAGTACAGGGGGGCTCGAAGTCAGGCCTGTCCTAAAAGACATGGGCTCATGACCAAGCAACTGAAACTGGAGACAGCTTGCTAGAGCTGCTGGGACTTCCGGAAAGCTGCACTGCAGCCTGAGAGCTTCCTCCACCCTCCTCATGCCCTTTTGCCTTCAGGGTCAGACCCACCTCCCGGCTCCCCCAGCCTCCTCCAGCATTCACCTACGTTTCTGCCTGGGGCGTCTCCTCCATGATCTCCTCACAACTCACCCTGTCTCCGCGCCCCTTCCAGAGCTGTGCCTGGAGTCAGTGAGTGTTAGGAGGTGAGAACTGGCTGCACCTCCTCTTGGCCTTGGCACCAAAACCTCCTGCATGAAGCACCTCAACGTACTGAGCTTAGCAAAAAGAGTAGTTTGGCCCACACTCCCGAACTCATGTACTTACATGATCCGCCACACGCCACTCCATACACAGAGACAGGGAAAGGCCTGGGATGCACCACCAAAGAACAACATTCCTCACCTCTCCTTCCTCAGTAAAAATAGAATCCGCTTTGCGGGGATCAAAATGTTTGATCAATAAACTCTTCAGGTGATTTTCCACGGTTTCCTGGACCTGCACTGGTTCAAcacctaaaagaaaatataagacagACAGCAGCAGTCCCTGAAGCCACTGCAGAAAGGGCCAACGGCCATGTCTCTCTGAACCAAACAACACAGAATTGCTTCTGCCACTTTTAAAAGCAAGACTTTGGACCCATTAAAAACAGTTATTAATTCCACTTGCTAGGAAGACCCAAGAAGAAACACAGAGCAGCAGGTACCACATGGTCCACCCCTGCCTAATAGAAAGGAGAATAACACCTTCAAATCCTCACAAAGGGtcaagcagagagggaggaggacaggagaCTCCTGCCCCATGGAAGACAGCAGATGCAGCCAAGAGGCCCGCTTGAAGGAACTGCTGACAGCAATGCTTCCACTCCCTTCCAGGCGCTGCGTGCTTGAGTGGCCATCTGCATGCAGCCCAGAGGATCTACAGTAGGGCTCCACTGTGATCCTATAGCCAGAAGCCACAACTGCAGCCAACTCCAAAATGACCTATTACTCCCTGCTTGCTACAACGGGCCTCCTGAAAACGACACACCAAATGTATAGCGTATCATGCTGTAACCCTACAGCAGGGCAGAGAAAACCACTCAATGAGAACTCTGTTTGCAGGCTACCTGCAAACCTCAACTACTAAATCAAACATAAGAATCAAACAGGAAAAAATGGTTAACAAGTTCAACTCCTACTTACACAAACCTTAAAAATCAGGAATACATATAAGGCACTGCCAACTCACTAGCACCATACTGAAGCAAAGCCCCCTCAGAGAGTCGGGTGGGTGGGAGCAAGGGCAGCACCTGTCTGAATGAGCCACTCTGCCAGTAGGTTCACAGTCTGGGCCACAGCAGTGTAGTTCTCAGATAAGAGCTGGATGACATTTTCTGGAGAGCCTCCTGCctgaaaatacctgagaaaagcaaaAGAGTAGCCATCTCACTAGAGTGGACACAGGTGAGTGGGGATGAACAGGCAGGTAAAGAGGAAGGTAATTAcatttaaacatgttttaaatggCAAAGCAGACCCTAGAAGCCTTCTATTCCAGGATCACATTCTTCTCACTTCACATGTCTGGTTCTTCTAGAAAATTCTCTGAACAAGTCCCTTCTCCCCAAGGCAAACACTGTCCTCACACACCTCTTCAGAGTGTTGAAGATAGAGGGCTCCATGATATAGTCTCGAGTGGAAAATTTATGAAGGCATTCCTGCTGCACCTCTGCATCATCCTCTCCTTCTCCAGAATCATCCTCCTGTTGCTGAGAAAGGACAGGAGCCAGagtatattttcattaatataaatatCCTGAAATCTCACCTGTGCATTATGAAAGTATCCCATGCACATGATTTCATTTGACTTTCATGACAATCTCACAATGTGGCCTGGACAAGTGGTAAGTGGCCATGAAAACAAGATTCAGAATCACATCAAGTGGGACATATTACCATCCACCCTAGCAGATTGTGTGCCAGTCACACAAGTCAACAAGCCTCTCTGCACAGCACGTTCCTCTGTTCAACAAAGACACTGCAGGTGCCCTTCCTGGTTGCTGATTTTTGGAAACACTAAGCCTAACACCTGACATTTAGTAAAAGTTCACTAAacatttgctattattattgttttcatcaTTATATTTCACACATGCCACTTAATCTACCAACAAAGACTAACAAGATTCTTGAGGGCACAATCCATCAATTTACAGTTAGGAAATAATGATCTCTGACTTGCTTCCTATCAGCAGCAGGCCTGGCCCTGGATTATGGTCCTACTTCCAGTGGGGAGCACCACAGGCAGGTCGCTGAACCCAGAGGCAAACCAGAGCTTTACCTGCTGATACACATGATGCAAGGGACTAGTGACCCCCCAGGTCTATCCAGTTCCAATGCTGTCACCCTAACAACCAGGCGATTTCTCAACATTTGCTCTGCACTAAAGATGTGCTCATCTTCCCCAGAACCTTAGAAAATAAGgcaagatataatttttttccatggAAGGACTCCAAAAACCAGGAGAGACTAACCAATTCTAACAGAATGGGGTAAAAACTGGGCCAGGGTCAGTGAACTATGGCCAAATATTGCCTGCTTCCtgtttttatatatagttttactGAAACACATTCACACCTCTTCTATCGTATTTTGTCTATGACTGCTTTCCCTCTCAAGTCAGAGTTAAGTAGTTGTGACAGAGCCCCACACAGTCTCAGATAGTATTGTTTGGCTTTTTACAGAAAAGTTTGCCTGCCACTATTTGGACTAACTTCCTGGGAGCAGTGCTCTGAGCAGACAGAGCCTGCAGACTACACTGGAAAGACTGGGGAAGAGTCTTCTCTTGACAGCACGAGGAGGGCCTGACCTCCCCGAAACTCATCTTTAGCTGTCTGCATTCTTGGGTTTCCACCCTGGCCTGACTCCCTCACATCCTGTGCATCCCACCACCCACCTTTTAGGATGTCTACAGTTTGGCCTGCATCTCTCTCTTGAGCTCCAGTCAAGTGAGCTGCAGTCTCATCTTACTTCCATTTCATGCCCACTAGTTACTCCAAAGTCTAAAACTGACCTTGTCTAACCCCCAAAACAGATCTTCCCACAACCCACAGTTTATTAAAGGATCCGTCCCACCATCCACCTGTTACCCAGAGACCTTAGAGTCATCTTCAATTTCTCCTCCTtcaccccagcccaccccacatCCTGTCACAAAGACCCATCACCTCTATCTCCCACATACTGATCCAATTTGGCtcctttccatatttattttcctcttattttttgt
The Sciurus carolinensis chromosome 2, mSciCar1.2, whole genome shotgun sequence DNA segment above includes these coding regions:
- the Nelfcd gene encoding negative elongation factor C/D isoform X2: MAGAAPGAIMAEDYFGNAAEWGDEADGGQQQEDDSGEGEDDAEVQQECLHKFSTRDYIMEPSIFNTLKRYFQAGGSPENVIQLLSENYTAVAQTVNLLAEWLIQTGVEPVQVQETVENHLKSLLIKHFDPRKADSIFTEEGETPAWLEQMIAHTTWRDLFYKLAEAHPDCLMLNFTVKLISDAGYQGEITSVSTACQQLEVFSRVLRTSLATILDGGEENLEKNLPEFAKMVCHGEHTYLFAQAMMSVLAQEEQGGSAVRRVAQEVQRFAQEKGHDASQITLALGTAASYPRACQALGAMLSKGALNPADITVLFKMFTSMDPPPVELIRVPAFLDLFMQSLFKPGARINQDHKHKYIHILAYAASVVETWKKNKRVSINKDELKSTSKAVETVHNLCCNENKGASELVAELSTLYQCIRFPVVAMGVLKWVDWTVSEPRYFQLQTDHTPVHLALLDEISTCHQLLHPQVLQLLVKLFETEHSQLDVMEQLELKKTLLDRMVHLLSRGYVLPVVSYIRKCLEKLDTDISLIRYFVTEVLDVIAPPYTSDFVQLFLPILENGSIAGTIKTEGEHDPVTEFIAHCKSNFIMVN
- the Nelfcd gene encoding negative elongation factor C/D isoform X1 — encoded protein: MAGAAPGAIMAEDYFGNAAEWGDEADGGQQQEDDSGEGEDDAEVQQECLHKFSTRDYIMEPSIFNTLKRYFQAGGSPENVIQLLSENYTAVAQTVNLLAEWLIQTGVEPVQVQETVENHLKSLLIKHFDPRKADSIFTEEGEVRNVVLWWCIPGLSLSLCMEWRVADHTPAWLEQMIAHTTWRDLFYKLAEAHPDCLMLNFTVKLISDAGYQGEITSVSTACQQLEVFSRVLRTSLATILDGGEENLEKNLPEFAKMVCHGEHTYLFAQAMMSVLAQEEQGGSAVRRVAQEVQRFAQEKGHDASQITLALGTAASYPRACQALGAMLSKGALNPADITVLFKMFTSMDPPPVELIRVPAFLDLFMQSLFKPGARINQDHKHKYIHILAYAASVVETWKKNKRVSINKDELKSTSKAVETVHNLCCNENKGASELVAELSTLYQCIRFPVVAMGVLKWVDWTVSEPRYFQLQTDHTPVHLALLDEISTCHQLLHPQVLQLLVKLFETEHSQLDVMEQLELKKTLLDRMVHLLSRGYVLPVVSYIRKCLEKLDTDISLIRYFVTEVLDVIAPPYTSDFVQLFLPILENGSIAGTIKTEGEHDPVTEFIAHCKSNFIMVN